A region of Brassica oleracea var. oleracea cultivar TO1000 unplaced genomic scaffold, BOL UnpScaffold01029, whole genome shotgun sequence DNA encodes the following proteins:
- the LOC106320708 gene encoding uncharacterized protein LOC106320708: MEDDKTTPVQEDSQEFETGSSFRDPPLPSMGSLPSQSQFDNSYVSSGPTETQKSLKEGGEGDFTVAIPGMASSQVDEKAVEEGSSAETVHDPFANRDRRTTVETHSNCAKYCYDIYQIGRWDWDNAGTSF, translated from the exons ATGGAAGATGATAAAACAACGCCGGTTCAGGAGGATTCACAAGAATTTGAAACCGGGAGCTCTTTTAG AGATCCGCCTCTCCCATCGATGGGATCATTACCTTCACAATCACAGTTTGATAATTCATATGTTTCAAGTGGCCCCACGGAGACACAAAAGTCACTTAAAGAGGGTGGTGAAGGAGACTTTACAGTGGCTATTCCTGGCATGGCGTCATCTCAAGTGGAT GAGAAGGCTGTAGAGGAAGGTTCAAGCGCGGAAACAGTCCATGATCCTTTTGCTAACCGAGACAGGAGGACAACTGTGGAGACTCACTCAAACTGCGCCAAGTACTGTTATGATATCTATCAGATTGGCAGATGGGATTGGGACAACGCTGGAACTTCCTTTTAG